Proteins encoded by one window of Cyclobacteriaceae bacterium:
- a CDS encoding TlpA disulfide reductase family protein, with translation MIRPSAFTLLFLIALGSFARQQCTIKGEIIDRNSKVLLIHKYSEGYNSFKNNHTKISIKKGKFEYTFSFTELEAYELIFEDEAKQGTWRAITFFPTNGTIEFKLHPKDQWMLNTIIGGQLNDELKAYHHYMSQRFDKPKNKLSKIEADLVEKNEYNSAAFEELRQRLKATNDSNDEAKALIYQEIDELQKTHARYTEKAKRLFVDPYDSLQRVEHLTKYEYIKSHISLATYYLIWKDADMLMKSNPLVAQLITHVFPLYQKTYPEHIYTKLLERQVTGLRTIQVGSRYIDFKAPGVDGDSVQLSGVIQNHVALLDFWGSWCGPCIAKSRMVVPIYEQYKDKGFKIVGIAREFKNTDAVKKRLSKENFSWLNLVELDDKLNLWNTYGISNGTGLMILVDKDGTILSLDPKPEELEKILAEKL, from the coding sequence ATGATAAGACCCTCAGCCTTTACTTTGCTATTCCTGATAGCCCTTGGTTCATTTGCCCGGCAACAATGCACCATCAAAGGAGAAATCATTGATCGCAATAGCAAAGTCCTCCTGATCCATAAGTATTCAGAAGGGTATAACTCATTTAAAAATAACCACACAAAGATTTCCATTAAAAAAGGAAAATTTGAATACACCTTTTCATTTACTGAGTTAGAAGCTTACGAGTTGATATTTGAAGACGAAGCCAAACAGGGCACCTGGAGGGCCATCACATTTTTTCCAACAAACGGAACAATTGAATTTAAACTCCACCCCAAGGATCAATGGATGCTAAACACCATCATAGGCGGCCAACTGAATGATGAACTTAAAGCGTATCACCACTACATGAGTCAGCGATTCGATAAGCCAAAAAATAAGTTATCGAAAATAGAAGCCGACCTTGTTGAAAAGAATGAATACAACAGTGCGGCATTTGAAGAACTAAGACAACGCCTTAAAGCCACAAATGATAGTAACGATGAAGCCAAGGCATTAATTTACCAGGAAATTGATGAACTGCAGAAAACGCACGCCCGCTATACCGAAAAAGCAAAACGCTTATTTGTGGATCCATATGACTCATTACAAAGAGTTGAGCACCTGACAAAATATGAATACATAAAAAGCCATATCTCCCTGGCCACGTATTACCTTATCTGGAAGGATGCTGATATGCTCATGAAGAGCAATCCGCTCGTGGCCCAACTCATTACCCATGTGTTTCCGCTTTATCAAAAGACCTACCCGGAACACATCTACACGAAACTTCTTGAAAGACAAGTAACCGGACTTCGCACCATACAGGTTGGTAGCCGGTACATTGATTTTAAGGCGCCAGGCGTTGATGGTGATTCCGTACAGCTCTCCGGTGTCATTCAAAATCATGTGGCCCTTCTTGATTTTTGGGGATCGTGGTGCGGCCCGTGCATTGCAAAAAGCAGAATGGTCGTCCCGATTTATGAACAGTACAAAGACAAAGGATTTAAAATTGTTGGCATTGCCCGGGAATTTAAAAATACCGATGCCGTAAAAAAACGACTAAGCAAAGAGAATTTCTCGTGGTTGAACTTAGTTGAACTGGATGACAAGCTTAACCTCTGGAATACGTATGGAATCAGTAACGGAACAGGACTTATGATATTGGTGGATAAAGATGGAACAATACTATCCCTCGATCCCAAACCAGAAGAACTTGAGAAAATTCTTGCTGAAAAACTTTAA
- a CDS encoding porin family protein, producing MRYFVLLFLIAASLTSWGQSFIGVKGGLNLTYNSFNDLYKMRNSRSGLSGGLTYELFIKKNTSFGADLLYNQRGFTEEIIFTDNQGNPTGQKATTEYNFNYLSLPVKVGIYTKNRTRIGLNLGFVPSCLIKSETILPPYESGGQVYNGQTINTTDRVTKFDFAGLVEFAFNFQLKDNYWFLGTISYQHSFTDFTNKDYFNRNMNHYGLILSIGFRYRLSP from the coding sequence ATGAGATACTTCGTGCTCCTTTTTCTCATAGCAGCATCACTAACCTCATGGGGACAAAGTTTTATTGGTGTAAAGGGTGGTCTAAACCTGACCTATAATTCATTCAATGATTTATATAAAATGAGAAATTCACGTAGCGGACTATCTGGCGGACTGACCTATGAATTATTTATAAAAAAGAATACTTCATTTGGCGCAGACCTACTCTATAATCAGCGCGGATTTACGGAGGAAATAATATTCACCGATAATCAAGGCAATCCCACGGGTCAAAAAGCTACCACTGAGTATAACTTTAACTATCTGTCGTTGCCGGTAAAAGTTGGCATTTACACAAAAAACAGAACACGAATAGGTCTAAACTTAGGATTTGTACCGTCCTGTCTTATTAAATCAGAAACAATATTACCGCCTTACGAATCTGGAGGACAGGTTTACAATGGTCAAACCATAAACACAACAGACCGTGTTACAAAGTTTGATTTTGCAGGATTAGTTGAATTTGCGTTTAACTTTCAGCTTAAGGACAATTACTGGTTTTTGGGGACTATCTCGTACCAACATAGTTTTACGGATTTTACCAATAAAGATTATTTTAACCGCAATATGAATCATTACGGACTAATTTTATCAATTGGATTTAGATATAGACTCAGTCCTTGA